Within Aerosakkonema funiforme FACHB-1375, the genomic segment TTGCTCTGCGAGGTTGCAAGCTCCTTTTTTATCTAACAATGTCCAAAATACTGGAAAAGCTCTTTTTTGATGAATGGCGCTGACCATCAAAACATTATTATATGACCATTGGGTTCTATCAATAGCGATAATTATTTGAGTTCCCACTTTAATGCGATGGTAAATAATCTCTCTAATTAAGGGAAACCAGAGTGCAAGTATATTTAATGAACCGAGAGATAGAAAACGTTGAAGGTGGCGACGGCGACTATTTTCCAATATGGGTAATGGCAGAGTAGCCGCCAGTCTTTCTATTCGTACTTGTTTTTGGGATTGTAACAACCACACCAGCATTTTTAAAGTAATTAATTGTGCTGGTTTCAGATATTTTTCCAGGTATTTTTGGTAAAATGATGGCAACATTTTTGATGTGGTCTTGTGAACATAGCGAGACCGTTCCTTTTTATCACAACTTGATACTTTTTTCTCTACCTAGAGCTTGTTGTCAATAAGTCGGGAATTTTCTGGCAGAGGTTAAAGCTTCAAACGCCTTCATTGTCTTGGTTCGGGGGCGCTTGTCGCCCCCTGAAGGTAGAGAGAGTCAAAGCAGCTTTAACAGCTTGATAGTCCTGGACAAGACCGTTTGCGAAGCGAACCAAAGGAGAGAAAGAGCAATCAGTGGCCTGTTGCAACCAGGCATCCAACAAATGATGCTGTCGCTGACGCACAAGAGCCGCAAAATCCTGAACCAACTCGATCGCTGGTGCAACATCCGGCTGTTGAGACAGCAATGAGAGCAGTTGTTTTTCATCAGCAGACAAAGAATCAGACAGACGAAAAACCAAAAAAGCAGCCTGTCGGGGAGTCAGAGGTGGCAGATGGCGATCGCGCAACGGTGGAACTGAGCGAATTGGAGCCAGACGACGCACAGGAACACCATTACTCAAATCGAGCCGTTGAAAAAAACGGCAAACAGTCATGTAGCTACCCTTGTAACCAAGTTGTTGAAGTTGAGTAAACAAAGCTATCCATTAATCGCAAATAACTTAACAAAGCTAGCAAAAAAACTTAACAATTTGAGCGGTGGAAAAGCGCAATTTCTGGTTAAAAGAGGGGAGTCAAAGAAGTGTTAGGCCAATGTTGGTTACAAAAGTTAAAGATTAGGTTCTCAGAGGCAGCAATTCTTATGTAGGGTAAAAAGGTGTAGAAGGACATACTGTACATACAAAAAATGAAAGCAAGAAAAGCAAATTAGTTGTGAAGAAAGAGGGAGAAAATAAAAGTAAACGAAGCCGATTAAGGGGTGATATAAAGAGGTTTAAGAAAAAAGCGATATGCCTGGGACAGGCTAACGCGATTGCTAAAAAAAATTAACAGACAGAATGCAGGAGGGCAAACAGAGAGAAAATAAAAGAAATGAAGTCAGGGGAAAAACAGAATGAGTTGGGCAGCCGCCGAATTAAAAACCGCCAAACTAGGAAACAAACGTCGCAACCAGCGGTTAATCAAAATAGTAGAAGACCTAGCCAGCAAACCATCATCAAGCATACCGCAAGCCTGTCGAAATGCCGCCGCAGTCCAAGCCGCCTACGACTTCTTCTCCAACCCAAGAATCAAAGCATCAGCCATCATAGCAGCCCACAGAGAAAGCACCATAGAAAGAGCATTAGAACACCCCTTAGTACTAGCCATACAAGACACCACAGAACTAGACTACAGCCATCATCGCCACAAACAAGGGTTAGGCCCAATAAGTAATTCAAAAGCCAACGGATTAAAACTACACTCAGTTCTCTGCGTCAGTGATGAAGGAGTACCATTAGGACTACTACCTCACGGGGTGACAACCCCGTCAAAACATTGATAAAATAAAGGACATAGCCCTTAGACCCCTCTGAAAAAATGGTAGTTTATTGCGCCTGATTCTCATTAATTCAGTAATAACATCTTGACAAAATTCCATGCCAATTACCCAACATTGACCATATAATCCTATCCAAAAACTACTATGACGACGTATCGATCGCCCGCGCTCAGTTAACCTACCCACATATTTCTGCACTCCCATTGTCTTGATTCTTTGACCTTGAATTACAGCACAAGTGTAGGCGATCGCTATTAATAATATTAAACTACTCAAACGCCGATTGTTAGCGTGACTTTTCTCTAAGTTATAACCCCCAGTCTTACAATCTTTAAACAAAGCTTCAATCCCACTCCGACATTTGAAGATATCGACCGATTGTTTTAAAGTGCCGACATTAGTCAAAAGATACCAACCTTCGTCCTCCTGTTTTCCTCTATATTTTCGTCGCCAATAACCAGCGATATCCAAAGTCCCAAAACCTTTTTGTTTGGTGAATTTTGTATCGGCTAAATAAAAGCTAGTTCCCGGCACTAAACCCATGTCAGATAAGCGAATGTAATCAGAGTTCTCCTCTTGGATATAGCGCCCTTGTTTCACTCTAAAAATAAACTTTACTTGTCTCTGACAGAGCCACGATGCGAGCTTGACACTACCAAATTCCCGATCGCCTAACACAATCACTTCATAATCTGATAGCAACTCTAACACAGGAGTGAGTAGAGCTTTTTGTTCGTCAATATTACTACATCCTCTTTTGTCCAGCAATTGCCAGTATAAGGGGATACTTCTGTTTTCCCAAATTAGGCTGACCATAAATACATTATGCGCTCGCCACTGCGTTCTATCGATCGCAAGTTTCTTCATGTTGAGATTTGTTAAATTTAGCTTGTAAAATTTCTTTAACAAGTGGAAACCACAGGCTTTCTATGTTCAGGGAGTCTAATTTCAGAAATCTTTGTAGGCTACGCCTGCGACTCTCAAATTAAATCGGATAAGGCCAAAAAGAAGCCAATAATTCAATACTAACTTGTTTATGGCTCTGCAACAGATATACCAGAGCCTTGAGCGTATGGTATTCTGCCGATTTGAGTTGTTTTTCTAGATGGTTTTGGTAAAATTGAGGAAACATAATTATGTAGATGGGGACACTTAAACAATGGAAACCCCATCTTTTTTTAGCTCAAGTTGGCCAAATCCGCCACCGGTGGGGCTTTTGACGGGGTTGTCACCCCGTCAGGACTACTACATCAACAAATGTGGGCAAGAGAAAAGAAAACCAACACCACCAAAAAACCCGAAACCACCAAACCAACCGAACCCAAAGAAAGTAAACGGTGGACAGAAAGCCTAGAAATCACCCAAAACGCCATCCCCTCCCAAGTAAGAGTAGTCACAGTAGGCGACCGAGAAGCAGACATATACGAACTATTCGCCCAACCCAGAAGAATCGGTTCAGAATACTTAATCAGAGCCTACCAAAAAAGGTCAGTCAAAACAGCAACCACCCAAACCGAAGTAGAAAAACTCCCACAAGCCATCATCAAAACCAAACCAATCGGACAACTAACCATCTCATTAAAACGCACAACCAAACGGCAACCTCGCCCAGCCAAATTAACCATAAGAATCGCCACTTATTTACTACAACCCCCAGAAAGGCATCCCCAACAAAGCAACCTAAAACCAATCAAAATTCAAGTTATACTAGCCCAAGAAGAAACGCCCCCACCCAAGGAAAAACCAATCAAATGGTTATTAGTAACTACCCTACCAGTAACCGACTACCAACAAGCCTGCTTATGTTTAAAATGGTATTCATACCGTTGGCTAATCGAGCGATACCATTACACCCTAAAAAGCGGCTGTAACATCGAAAACCTGCAACTAGAAACAGCCAAAAGAATTGAAAGAGCCTTAGCCACATACGCGATCGTAGCATGGCGGCTATTATGGCTGACATATCAAGCTAGAAACAACCCAGAAACACCAGCCACACAAGCATTTCAAAGCCACGAATGGCAAGCATTGTATCCCACATTCCGCACCCTCAACTGTCCCAATCGGAAATTACGGAGAGCAAAAAGCAAAGCTTGAATAAAAAGAGACATCCTTACTCAAAAAAGACATCTGATCCGTGATGAATCCTAAAAAATGGGGTAAAAACCTATTCTCAATAAGGAGCAATAAGCATGAGAGGCAGATAAATTGGTGTTAGATAAATAAATCAAGATATGAAATCCATGAACCATAAATCAAATTAATAAATTGAAGTGAGAAAGCGAGATTTTTGACATAGTAACAGAGCGCTATTAATCAAAGCGAATAGCGCTGGATTATGGGGATAATAAAGCAATAGAGAGCCTAATTAAATTAAGTGACTAATTTATAGTAAGGGAGACAATCTTCTGGTAATAGATTCAGAATAAAAT encodes:
- a CDS encoding transposase, producing the protein MTVCRFFQRLDLSNGVPVRRLAPIRSVPPLRDRHLPPLTPRQAAFLVFRLSDSLSADEKQLLSLLSQQPDVAPAIELVQDFAALVRQRQHHLLDAWLQQATDCSFSPLVRFANGLVQDYQAVKAALTLSTFRGRQAPPNQDNEGV
- a CDS encoding IS4/Tn5 family transposase DNA-binding protein, whose product is MSWAAAELKTAKLGNKRRNQRLIKIVEDLASKPSSSIPQACRNAAAVQAAYDFFSNPRIKASAIIAAHRESTIERALEHPLVLAIQDTTELDYSHHRHKQGLGPISNSKANGLKLHSVLCVSDEGVPLGLLPHGVTTPSKH
- a CDS encoding IS4 family transposase — translated: MKKLAIDRTQWRAHNVFMVSLIWENRSIPLYWQLLDKRGCSNIDEQKALLTPVLELLSDYEVIVLGDREFGSVKLASWLCQRQVKFIFRVKQGRYIQEENSDYIRLSDMGLVPGTSFYLADTKFTKQKGFGTLDIAGYWRRKYRGKQEDEGWYLLTNVGTLKQSVDIFKCRSGIEALFKDCKTGGYNLEKSHANNRRLSSLILLIAIAYTCAVIQGQRIKTMGVQKYVGRLTERGRSIRRHSSFWIGLYGQCWVIGMEFCQDVITELMRIRRNKLPFFQRGLRAMSFILSMF
- a CDS encoding IS4 family transposase, which translates into the protein MAKSATGGAFDGVVTPSGLLHQQMWAREKKTNTTKKPETTKPTEPKESKRWTESLEITQNAIPSQVRVVTVGDREADIYELFAQPRRIGSEYLIRAYQKRSVKTATTQTEVEKLPQAIIKTKPIGQLTISLKRTTKRQPRPAKLTIRIATYLLQPPERHPQQSNLKPIKIQVILAQEETPPPKEKPIKWLLVTTLPVTDYQQACLCLKWYSYRWLIERYHYTLKSGCNIENLQLETAKRIERALATYAIVAWRLLWLTYQARNNPETPATQAFQSHEWQALYPTFRTLNCPNRKLRRAKSKA